A window of Vigna unguiculata cultivar IT97K-499-35 chromosome 4, ASM411807v1, whole genome shotgun sequence contains these coding sequences:
- the LOC114180448 gene encoding pentatricopeptide repeat-containing protein At1g63070, mitochondrial-like, with translation MLCRPRNAAVFAVHVFKASSRFLHSSSPQTHPNFPIPRSNSPPSHVVNPSSLLSDLVSCAHSDMAGVFALHKRELTSNLVFGALRGYKQLGRAKTLKFFSLAGSHMGFHFDDSVVEYMADFLGRRKLFDDIKCLLTTVAFHKGGVSHKALAICIRFLGRQGRIKEALSLFEDMETVFKCKPDNLVCNNMLYVLCKRESSLEMIQLAHSIFHKIETPDTYSCSNMIVGFCKFGRVESALEIFNQMEKIGVLPTRSAVNMLIGELCLTSAKEGSVEKVRVKNTRRPYTILVPNVGGNSDAMQPAVQVFWAASKAGLLPSSFVVVKVMCELCRLGNTEEAGRVLRIVEERKLRCVHEGYSVVIKALCECHKVKEASDLFGRMLSLGLKPKLVVYNSVILMLCKLGKLKDATRVFEIMNKNRCLPDDLTYTALIHGHGEGKNRKVAYDLLIEMLGLGLLPNFDTYNLVESLLREHGRLDLCVKLDRKLENQKLQKLCRGGELDAAYEKVKSMLEKGIPLSVYARDIFEQVFQKCGKLKIARQLLENTKRFQKAEEIDKT, from the coding sequence ATGCTTTGCAGGCCTCGAAATGCCGCTGTTTTCGCTGTTCATGTTTTCAAAGCTTCTTCAAGATTTCTTCATTCCTCTTCTCCCCAAACTCACCCCAATTTCCCAATCCCACGCAGCAATTCACCCCCTTCTCATGTCGTTAACCCTTCCTCTCTTCTCTCTGATCTTGTCTCTTGCGCCCACAGCGACATGGCTGGCGTTTTTGCTCTCCACAAGCGAGAATTAACCTCCAACCTCGTTTTTGGCGCTTTGAGGGGCTACAAGCAACTGGGTAGGGCCAAAACCTTGAAATTTTTCTCCTTGGCCGGGTCCCACATGGGGTTTCACTTTGATGATTCAGTGGTTGAGTACATGGCCGATTTCTTGGGGAGAAGAAAGCTCTTTGACGACATCAAATGCTTGCTGACCACAGTGGCGTTTCACAAGGGTGGAGTGTCGCATAAGGCATTGGCCATTTGCATCAGGTTTTTGGGGAGACAAGGAAGAATCAAGGAAGCACTGTCACTGTTTGAGGATATGGAGACTGTGTTCAAGTGTAAGCCTGATAACCTTGTGTGCAACAACATGCTTTATGTTCTCTGCAAGAGGGAATCATCTCTGGAGATGATTCAGCTTGCACATTCAATCTTTCACAAGATTGAAACCCCTGATACTTACTCCTGCAGTAACATGATTGTTGGGTTTTGTAAGTTTGGTAGAGTAGAGTCAGCCCTTGAGATTTTCAATCAAATGGAGAAGATTGGAGTGCTCCCTACTCGATCTGCTGTTAATATGCTTATTGGGGAGCTGTGTTTGACGAGTGCAAAAGAAGGATCTGTTGAGAAGGTGAGAGTGAAGAACACTCGGAGACCATATACTATATTAGTTCCTAACGTGGGAGGAAACAGTGATGCAATGCAGCCTGCAGTTCAAGTGTTTTGGGCAGCTTCTAAGGCTGGATTATTGCCTAGTTCTTTTGTTGTGGTTAAGGTTATGTGTGAGCTTTGTCGTTTGGGTAACACAGAAGAAGCTGGTAGAGTTTTGAGGATTGTTGAGGAAAGAAAACTGAGGTGTGTTCATGAGGGTTACTCTGTTGTTATAAAGGCATTGTGTGAATGTCACAAAGTGAAGGAAGCTAGTGATTTGTTTGGGAGGATGTTGAGCCTTGGCTTAAAGCCAAAGTTGGTTGTTTATAACTCTGTTATACTTATGCTGTGTAAATTGGGAAAGTTAAAGGATGCTACCAGGGTTTTTGAAATCATGAACAAGAACAGGTGTCTTCCTGATGATTTAACCTACACTGCTCTGATCCATGGTCATGGTGAGGGTAAGAACCGGAAAGTTGCTTATGATTTGCTGATTGAAATGTTGGGTTTGGGATTGCTTCCAAATTTTGACACATACAATTTAGTAGAGAGTCTTTTGAGAGAACATGGTAGGTTGGATCTGTGTGTTAAATTGGATAGAAAATTGGAGAACCAGAAGTTGCAGAAGTTGTGCAGAGGAGGTGAACTAGATGCTGCTTATGAGAAAGTGAAATCAATGCTGGAAAAGGGTATTCCTTTATCAGTTTATGCTAGAGACATTTTTGAACAGGTGTTTCAGAAGTGTGGCAAGCTAAAAATAGCACGTCAGTTACTGGAGAATACTAAAAGATTTCAGAAGGCTGAGGAGATTGACAAAACATGA